In the genome of Fusarium poae strain DAOMC 252244 chromosome 1, whole genome shotgun sequence, the window TCCCCTCATAAACAGATAATGCTCTACTAGGACCATAGCGAAACCTTTGAACAAAGCCCCAACTGCGCTGCCAGCCATGCTTTACGACCTCAACATCGCCTGGTCGCCTTCCATGACCGAGGAACAGCTTCTACAAACCCTCACTCTATCTTCATCTCTCGGATACTCAACCGTCGCTCTCAATCACACGCTCACGCTCCCGTTCGCTCCCAACCACACCGCGCCATTCCCGTCGATTTCATCATCGCCAACCTCAAAGCTTCCAAATGTCCTCCACCGCGCGACCCTTCCTCTATCAGACCCTTCGGCCAATAATTACCGAATTCCGTTCCTCACTTCCACATACGACATCATCGCCGCCCGTCCGCTCACGGACAAGGCCTTTCAAAACGCCTGCCTAACGCTTGACGTACCCATAATATCGGTGGACTTTACAAAGTATTTGGAGTTCCACTTCAAACCGAAACCATGCATGGCGGCTGTTTCGCGGGGTATTCGCTTTGAGGTCTGTTACAGCCAAGCTCTGACCGCCGATGCTCGAGGGCGTGCAAACTTCATCTCAAACGTCACAGGTCTCATCCGGGCCACACGTGGTAGAGGCATAATACTCAGCAGCGAAGCAAAGGATGCGCTTTCACTGAGGGCGCCCGCGGATGTGGTCAATCTACTGAGCGTATGGGGCTTGGGCAGCGAAAAGGGCATGCAAGGTCTTGGTGAGATACCGCGTTCTATCGTTGTAAACGAAGGCATCAAGAGGAACGGTTTCAGGGGTGTTATTAACATCGTCGAAGTTGCCGAACAAGAAAAAGGGTCAAACGATAATGCGGATGGCAAAAACACAGGGAACGATTCcggaaagaagaacaaaaacAAGGGACTGAATCAGAATCAAAAGCGCAAGAAGGGCGAGGATGACAATCAGCAAATCAGTAAACGACAGGCCAAAAAGATGAAGCTGGCCCAGAGAAATGCAACAACGGAGAAGAAGTGAGAAGTTTGGAATGAGCATTTCGATATTCGGACTTGATCGAGTACAAGAGCCATGGCATCATGATACCCACACAATAGACAGATGcaaaataaaacaaaatcATTGATCTGCTCTGGAGACTTGCTCACATGTATTATAAGACTACCTAGCTACAATATTACGAGCACGAGTGCTCTTCTCTTCGAAAGAAACCCAGAGTCTACCTCAAACACTACATCTTACAATCCCCGAATTTAACGCAATCCAGTCAAATGCCACATTCTCACGGGGCACCTGTGGCACGAGCCTTGAGAGGTCCTGCTCCCCCACCCAAGTTGCCCAAGTCGAGGACGCTGCTAAGCTTTGACGGGTCGGAGAGGTCGATGGGAGATCGGGTCTGTGAAGGAGCATTTCCAACATTGGCGGTTGTGGGTCTGGTTCCGTCTAGGACAGGTGCAGCGATAGCTCCTGTAGTGTCAGGTCCCACGTTGCCGAGATCCATCGAAGGAGACATGGTAGGGGTGGCGCCCTCAGATTCCTCCTGGGTAGGCGTCGGTTCCGTAGTAGGCTCTGCTTGGCTGGAGGTGGCTTCAGCTTCGGGCTCTTCAACGGCTGTAGTAGAGGGCTGGGTCGTAGTCTCTTCGATAGCAGTGGTAGAAGGCTGTGCTACAGGTGCCTCGGTAGCCACGGTGGAAGGCTGTGACACAGGCTCGTTGACAGCACTGGTAGAGGGCTGTGCCACGGGCTCCTCGGCAGCGGTAGTAGGAGGCGCTGGGGCAGGCTGTTCGACAGGTTGTTCAACGGGGCTGGTGGAAGGCCCAGTCGCAGGTGCTTCGAGGGCACTGGTAGGGAGCTTGGGAGTGATACTCTGGGTTATGATAGGCCCAACAACGGCATAGGGGTCTGATGCAAGTGTCGTCCTCGGTAGAGAGCTTTCGGGAATCGGGATCGTGGTGACGCCTGGTCCTGGGACTTGTCCAACAGGGGCGCTGGGTTCCTGAGGGGCCTGCACGGTGTGGATGATAGTAATCGGCTCCTTTACTGATTTAGTACGTGGTCATTTTAGGGATCACAACGACTTACGGGTCCTTCTCCAGGGACAGTTATAGTAACAGGAGCCTTTGGCGAGTTAGTGCCTAATGCcaattgaagatggaaacaAAGCTTGAGAACTTACTGGTGCTTCTCCAGGGATGTGCACTGTCTCGGTGATGACCTGGTTAACGGTGACGGGCTCGACCTCGATGATAGTAATAGGCTCCTTGATGGTGACAGCAGGCTATAGAGCAGTCAGCGGGCGAGTTCTGGTATATCCTAGATTTGAACAAACTTACAGGAGCCGGAGCCACCTCGGTGACAATCTGAACGTCGACCTGAGTAACGTATTGAGTCTCAACCTGAACCTGGGTAACAAACTGAGTCTCGACTTGGTTGATAACctcggtcttggtctcgtAGACAGTCACCGGCTCTGCGTTGATGGTAACAGTAACAGGCTCAGCAGCGACCGGGGCCACGGCTGCAGGAGTCTGCAGAATGGTCCTGAGCTGTGTCATGGTCACCCTTTCCGTGGTGGTTTCGGTGATATAAGACAGCCTCAGTCTGAAGACATGTTAGTAAGTGTCGATGCCGTCTCTTGGAATT includes:
- a CDS encoding hypothetical protein (BUSCO:49699at5125); the encoded protein is MLYDLNIAWSPSMTEEQLLQTLTLSSSLGYSTVALNHTLTLPFAPNHTAPFPSISSSPTSKLPNVLHRATLPLSDPSANNYRIPFLTSTYDIIAARPLTDKAFQNACLTLDVPIISVDFTKYLEFHFKPKPCMAAVSRGIRFEVCYSQALTADARGRANFISNVTGLIRATRGRGIILSSEAKDALSLRAPADVVNLLSVWGLGSEKGMQGLGEIPRSIVVNEGIKRNGFRGVINIVEVAEQEKGSNDNADGKNTGNDSGKKNKNKGLNQNQKRKKGEDDNQQISKRQAKKMKLAQRNATTEKK